From Lentisphaera araneosa HTCC2155, the proteins below share one genomic window:
- a CDS encoding 1,4-dihydroxy-6-naphthoate synthase: MKRKIKLGMSPCPNDTFMFYHLLHHSEFSQKYDLELNVLDIQELNELLKQGEVDFCKASFGMIPKVMGDYLVLNSGAALGHACGPILISANKNLSKADLLKSKILVPGFDTSAYSLLKAYLGDTFQAEECLFSEIMPALQRGEADAGLIIHESRFTYQDFGLHSLVDLGDWWEAEYSLPIPLGAISAKRALGDELIKEFNQALKESIQWAFANDWKTNAEFSEFICSYAKEISPDVLDSHIDLYVNQESVSLSCQAQKAIERMFSILKGRDIQSAEFLVQ; encoded by the coding sequence ATGAAAAGAAAAATAAAGTTAGGAATGTCCCCGTGTCCCAACGACACCTTTATGTTTTATCACTTATTGCATCACTCCGAGTTTTCTCAAAAATATGATTTGGAACTGAATGTACTTGATATTCAAGAACTCAATGAACTTTTGAAGCAAGGCGAGGTGGACTTTTGTAAAGCTTCATTTGGGATGATTCCAAAAGTTATGGGGGATTATTTAGTGCTGAATTCGGGAGCTGCTTTGGGGCATGCATGTGGTCCTATTTTAATTTCAGCGAATAAGAACCTTTCAAAAGCGGATTTACTCAAATCCAAAATCCTCGTCCCAGGTTTTGATACAAGTGCTTATAGCTTACTGAAAGCTTATTTAGGAGATACTTTTCAAGCGGAAGAATGTTTGTTTTCAGAGATTATGCCTGCCTTGCAGAGAGGGGAAGCTGATGCAGGTTTAATTATTCACGAGAGCCGTTTTACTTATCAAGATTTTGGCTTGCATAGCTTGGTTGACTTAGGTGATTGGTGGGAAGCTGAATATTCCCTTCCGATTCCACTTGGCGCCATAAGTGCGAAACGTGCTTTGGGTGATGAGCTCATTAAAGAGTTTAATCAGGCGTTAAAAGAGTCAATTCAATGGGCCTTTGCTAATGATTGGAAAACTAATGCAGAGTTTTCGGAGTTCATCTGCTCTTATGCCAAGGAGATTTCGCCTGATGTTTTAGATTCACATATTGACTTGTATGTGAACCAGGAATCAGTGAGCTTAAGTTGTCAAGCACAAAAAGCTATCGAGAGGATGTTCAGTATTTTGAAGGGACGAGATATCCAAAGTGCTGAGTTCTTAGTTCAATGA
- a CDS encoding bifunctional ADP-dependent NAD(P)H-hydrate dehydratase/NAD(P)H-hydrate epimerase — MKIISSETMRDLDARTIANKRVASLELMERAGKQCSEQIELFCSQLAPHHKKRLIILCGPGNNGGDGFVIARYLTSKFEVKTYCTHKQDKLSPDAKTNSSKVSELCEFEASSQLLNKITEGDIIIDCLFGTGLNRALTGEYETLVNSINASQLPVISVDSPSGLLSDGQVPSAAIKATITLSIGLPKTSYFQNDGPAHVGSLINLDIGFSKDYITQAPSEGQAFFAQDAKKTLQSFTYNSHKYTRGQCLIIAGSELYNGAPIIAADSAAVSGAGMVILAHESLRTPQNPGIICLTKPPDIIKSHFFEKSQSVLIGPGIEINDKNKKLFTHLIKSDKALVIDASAIDLIADNKTLFPRNAPTIITPHAGELQRLAKGLNINHSDLSKAAQHIAQNLSIQVLLKGPQSKIYNEQGAFSYNTSGNWALSTAGSGDALAGIIASLWAKKDINYYEQAQLGCFIHGKSVDFYTGAKRSFTVDLFPSLISKVLHSLSPLA, encoded by the coding sequence ATGAAAATCATCAGTTCAGAAACGATGCGAGATCTTGATGCTCGCACCATTGCCAATAAACGAGTCGCTTCACTCGAACTGATGGAGCGTGCTGGAAAACAATGCTCCGAGCAAATAGAGCTCTTCTGTTCACAACTAGCACCACATCATAAAAAACGTCTAATCATTCTTTGCGGTCCAGGAAATAATGGAGGTGACGGCTTTGTCATTGCACGTTATTTGACCTCCAAGTTTGAGGTCAAAACCTACTGTACACACAAGCAAGATAAGTTAAGTCCAGATGCAAAAACAAACAGCTCCAAAGTATCTGAGCTTTGTGAGTTTGAGGCTTCCTCTCAACTTTTGAATAAAATCACTGAAGGGGACATCATCATTGACTGCCTTTTTGGTACGGGTTTAAATCGTGCCTTAACTGGCGAATACGAAACTCTTGTCAATTCAATTAACGCTAGTCAACTACCCGTCATATCAGTGGATTCACCTTCCGGCTTACTCTCAGATGGACAAGTGCCCTCTGCTGCCATCAAAGCCACCATTACCTTAAGTATTGGACTGCCAAAAACATCATACTTTCAAAACGATGGCCCCGCTCATGTGGGCTCTCTAATAAATTTAGATATCGGTTTTTCCAAAGATTACATAACTCAAGCTCCTTCCGAGGGGCAGGCTTTTTTTGCGCAAGACGCAAAAAAAACTTTACAAAGCTTCACTTACAATTCACACAAATATACTCGAGGTCAATGCCTCATTATCGCAGGTTCCGAGCTCTACAATGGCGCTCCCATTATTGCGGCGGATTCCGCAGCTGTAAGTGGTGCTGGCATGGTTATTCTTGCTCATGAATCTTTGCGCACTCCGCAAAACCCAGGAATCATTTGTTTAACAAAACCCCCAGACATTATCAAATCTCACTTTTTTGAAAAATCCCAGTCGGTCTTAATCGGACCTGGTATCGAGATCAACGACAAAAACAAAAAACTTTTTACACACTTAATAAAGTCAGATAAAGCGCTAGTCATTGATGCTTCTGCCATTGACCTAATTGCAGATAATAAAACTTTATTCCCTCGCAATGCACCAACGATAATAACGCCTCACGCAGGTGAACTCCAACGCTTAGCTAAAGGCTTAAACATAAATCACTCAGATCTAAGCAAAGCAGCTCAGCACATTGCTCAAAATTTATCCATACAAGTTTTACTTAAAGGTCCACAAAGCAAAATCTATAATGAGCAAGGAGCATTCTCCTACAACACAAGCGGGAATTGGGCCTTGTCGACTGCGGGATCAGGAGATGCTTTAGCGGGAATCATTGCCTCGCTATGGGCTAAAAAAGACATCAACTATTATGAGCAAGCTCAGCTCGGCTGTTTCATACATGGCAAATCTGTCGATTTCTATACTGGCGCAAAACGTTCTTTTACCGTGGATTTATTTCCTAGCTTAATTTCAAAAGTCTTGCATTCACTAAGCCCTTTAGCTTAA